The Gammaproteobacteria bacterium nucleotide sequence ACCCTGGGCCTAAAAAGTTGGCGCGCTAAAGTGGTCACCATGAGTGGCCACAGCCTTGACTGGAAAACAGCCCTGTACCGCTTTGTGGGCTCACTGCTCTCGTGGCTACCGCTGGGTCTTGGCTATCTGTGGATTCTGTTTGATAAAGAGGGTCTTTCGTGGCACGACCGGCTCTCGGGAACTCAAATTATTTTAGTGCCTAAGAAAGATAAGAAAGATAAGAAAAAAGAGAACTCAACGCAGGCGGCGAATTAATAACCCGGCAACAATAGAGACGATAATAGCGGGTAGCAACGCACTCAAGGGGGCATTGAACCC carries:
- a CDS encoding RDD family protein, with the protein product MKSKTAVTPQRIKLPRLLLVLLYDSFAIVGLLFLVGIIMLLARSGEVVTSGDWLFRGYLLFSVYLYYAWCWNRGGQTLGLKSWRAKVVTMSGHSLDWKTALYRFVGSLLSWLPLGLGYLWILFDKEGLSWHDRLSGTQIILVPKKDKKDKKKENSTQAAN